From one Callithrix jacchus isolate 240 chromosome 2, calJac240_pri, whole genome shotgun sequence genomic stretch:
- the LOC128931353 gene encoding uncharacterized protein LOC128931353, whose amino-acid sequence MAWCFALGTKRPRRRSSASQRRSRGLLVPLLPPAAALRAGVCVTAHRAAGTSLCTSAPPLLATFSWAAKKWSSASSGPEGRAASRQERGAVMGTSPLCPRPLRLRFQRSTSQPQLCFPDMLLAIGLHACEGSVCVCAGGGRARRVGALPPRTRMAVCPPAALGGKARGRRRGCAPAALITASLLPPGHIYIRATLLNFYGSLPPPVPGRTRAGSELPRRALKTPAPRLRPVPGAQTDPEG is encoded by the coding sequence ATGGCCTGGTGTTTTGCACTTGGAACTAAGCGGCCTCGGCGCAGAAGTAGTGCCTCCCAGAGACGCAGCCGAGGCCTTCTCGTTCCCCTCCTTCCGCCCGCGGCAGCCCTGCGCGCCGGCGTGTGCGTGACCGCGCACCGGGCTGCTGGCACCTCCCTGTGCACATCCGCCCCTCCTCTGCTCGCCACCTTCTCCTGGGCAGCTAAGAAATGGTCCTCGGCCTCTTCTGGGCCGGAGGGCAGAGCTGCGAGCAGGCAAGAAAGGGGCGCCGTGATGGGGACTTCTCCGCTCTGCCCTCGGCCACTGCGGCTGCGGTTTCAGCGTTCCACCTCGCAGCCCCAGCTTTGTTTTCCTGACATGCTCTTGGCCATTGGGCTCCACGCCTGCGAGgggagtgtgtgcgtgtgcgcgggGGGCGGGCGCGCGCGGCGGGTGGGGGCTCTCCCGCCAAGGACACGCATGGCTGTCTGTCCTCCGGCTGCACTTGGCGGGAAAGCTAGGGGCCGCCGGCGGGGCTGCGCGCCAGCGGCTCTCATTACCGCCTCCCTACTCCCCCCGGGCCACATTTACATACGGGCCACTCTTCTGAATTTTTACGGCTCTCTTCCCCCTCCCGTACCCGGTCGCACGCGCGCAGGCTCGGAACTACCGCGCCGGGCGCTCAAGACACCCGCGCCCAGGCTGCGGCCAGTCCCGGGCGCGCAAACAGACCCGGAGGGGTAG